From Brassica rapa cultivar Chiifu-401-42 chromosome A06, CAAS_Brap_v3.01, whole genome shotgun sequence:
AATCTCATAACGAGCAGGGGCCCTGGAACATCGTTGGAGTTTGCACTCGCAATCGTAGAGAAGTTTTATGGTCGCGAGAAAGGACTTCAGCTCGCAAAGGCAACTCTTGTGTAAACTCAGTGAAGTAAGTATCTGAGATAAGAGTGTCTTTGataagaaaaaatgttttagtATGAAGCTATCGATGTGTGGACCTTTATTGTAATGTGCTTTGCGCTGAGTGTGATGCTTAATCATGtcttataaataaaaagagGAGGGTACTCAGTTTTTATCAGAAGTTTCTTTTGCTTCAGTGTTCTGTCAGTTGTCACTCTAGTTTGTGTAAGAGACTGAGAATTAGTTTAATGAAATCTGCATGAGTTAAAGTAGCACACGTTCTGTTAATAATTGGTTTATTAATCATATCTTTCAAGTCTTACTTCAGTATATAGTGGAACAGGAAGTAAAGGGGGCAGCAGCACTATAAACTATTCACTAATCGAAGTCCATTGATTTCATGGCAAAAAGACCAACCCTTGACAAAATATCATTTCCTCGTAGGCTTTTAGCTGCATGGATCTGATCAGCAAGAGAGATTTCTCCCCTTgttctctctttctttatcaGTTCCAAGTCCAGATTCTCCAGCTTGGCTGCAACTGAAACTACACTATCCTTTACAATAGCGACTTTAGCAAGACTTGTTTTCTTCTTGTGAATCTGACAAGACATGTATGCAAAAACCAAAGAATCATTACGTTAGTTTCTTTTCTTGTTCTGTCTGAAGCGTCCAaggaatagtttttttttctttaccttTGTGAGTTTCTTCTTCAGTTTAGAACGTGAGGCAATGGTTGCATTCTCCTTGTTCTGCTTTGGTTTTCTAGTCTTTACTTCTCTTTGGTCTCTCTCTTGGCGTTCTTTCTTCCTTTCTACAACTCTCCTCATCTTCTCTGTCTTGGCTTCTTCTCTTCTCATCTTGGTTTGTTCCCTTGTTCTTGCCTTCTCTTCAGACAACTGAAGCTGCTCAGATGACATCACTCGTTTAGATTTTTCGTAGCTGTCCCAATTGAGCTCCGCTTCACCACTTCCTCCTTTCCTTGCAGCTTCTGCAATGTTCTCTGACCACACTGAGATAAACTTCTCCTTTAATCGCTTTGATCTTGATCTTTCAACCCAAACTTGTTTCAGTGAAGCTCTTATCTTCTCCTTGGTTTCATCACTGCAAGAGACAAACTTTCTAGCCTCATTGTGGTGTGTATCTACACTTAAACAGTTACATGTAAACAACAAAGAAACTACCTGTGTGGTTGTTGATGCTCAGTCATCTTATCCCGAACCTGAAAAGATGGCAAAGAGTTCGTTCAACTTTGCAATGTGGGTTTTGTCATCTAAACGAGTAGAAACAGATTTGAATGAGTCTTACTTGACGTCACCTTGGGATTTCTCAAAGCTTCAATTGTTCTCTGCTTGATTCGTCTTCGAGTGTCTGTTAAAAGGTTGATCAAACTCACTTTCACGAAGCCGaaggagaaatgaaaaaaaaaaaaaaaaaaaaaattaacaatctCTAACCTTCAGTGTGTTTCCTTCCTTTGTTCCATGGCACCTTTCCTTTATTTGCTAACCCAATCTTCCTTCTCCTTTCCTCTTCCTTCATCTTGATATCAGCAGCTTCAGTCTCTTTCTCCATAGCCTGCATCTTTAAAATACGTTGCTTGTCTTCTCTGCTGTGATTCTCAACTACATTGTACATTGAGCGTACAGTAGCAGAAGATTTAAATTCCAATTCTCTGATAGAATTCAAAGAAGAAAGTGAGTTTGAAATCCTGAACATGATGGGTTCTTTGAGATTCCAGTAAACTGCAGTTGGGAAACACCGAACACTTCGAGTTCTAGATTGAAATGGGTATTTCATCTCCATCGATAACCctctgcacaaaaaaaaaacagtacttGCAAATCAAAACACGATATATAATATTGAATAGGTACGTAGCAGATAACAGTTAAGCACTCACACTCTGGCACGGAGATGCAGCGgggaagaaaatgaaaacatattaTCTAAGAAATTACTCCGCTCAGCTATATCGTTGTCCCACACGCTAAGGTACTTTTCCGGCGAGACCCCATTGATGAAGAAGAGTGTACAGAGACGGCGGGAGAAACAGATAAGGTAGATAGCGGCGCGATAATGGGCCACTAATGGGCCTGTTcattttcattcatcccttacTATTAAGTCAGCTAAGTCGCCCAATTTAGGTAGATGGCACTTAACTGGGCCTTTAAATGGGCCTAGATCATACCCTAAATAGCAAATTTATTGGGCTAGGTGTTATAAATAACTAACCTTCTACCTCAATCCACTCGCCGACTTTTTTGATTCTTCGATTGATTTTCTTTTCGTCTCCGCCTTCGATTAGGGTTAAGGACTTGAGGCGAAACTCATCTTCTCCACAAAAATCTTCAATCGATCATGGACATGTTGAAGAAGCGAAGGCTCGACGAGAACGGCAACGGTATCCTCAACGACGCGCACATTACCCGATTGACGCCGCACGACGCGAGGAAGCTCATCGAGCGATTCTCCACCGATCAGCTCCTCGACATCCTACAAAACGCCGTCGCTCGGCACCCCGACGTCCTCGAGCTCGTCAGATCAACCGCCGACGCGGACATCACTCAGAGGAAGCTCTTTATCCGCGGCCTCGCGGCGGAGACCACGACGGAAGGTCTCCGATCGCTTTTCTCCACCTACGGAGACCTCGAGGAGGCGATCGTGATTCTCGATAAGGTGACGGCGAAGTCGAAGGGGTACGGGTTCGTGACGTTTAGGCACGTGGACGGGGCGCTTCTCGCGTTGAAGGATCCGTCGAAGAAGATCGACGGGCGCGTGACGGTCACGCAGCTCGCGGCGGCTGGGAATCAAGGTGGGGGTGGTGCTGCGGCGGCGGCGAATGGTTCGGATGTGTCGATGAGGAAGATTTATGTGGCGAATGTGCCGGTTGATATGCCTGCGGATAGGTTGTTGAATCTGTTTTTGGCGTATGGGGAGATTGAGGAAGGTCCTTTGGGGTTTGATAAGGTTACTGGGAAGTCTAGAGGGTTTGCTTTGTTTGTGTATAAGAGTCCTGAAGGTGCTCAGTCGGCGCTTGCTGATCCTACTAAGGTGATTGATGGGAAGCATTTGCAGTGTAAGTTGGCTATTGATGGTAAGAAGGGGAAGCCACCAGGTGGTGGTCCGGGTAAAGATGTTGCTGCTGGGCCTGGGAATGGTCATGGTCATGGGCATGGTAATGGAATGGGTGTGGCTCCTCCTCCTGGACCTTATGGGCCAGCTGTTGGTGGTCCTGGTGGGATGGGTGGTTACAATGGGTACTCAGGAGGACCGCCACCGCATCAGATGAATCACACACCATCATCTATGGGCGGTGGACCAGGTGGATATGCAGGTGCGTATGGAGGTGCATATGCTGGTCATTATGGTGGATACGGTGGTCCAGGATCTGGGGGTTATGGTCTTGGTACAGGCCCTGGTGCTGGAAGTGGTCCGTATAGAATGCCACCGAGTTCGATGGGTGGTAGTGGTGGTTATCCTGAGAGCGGGCACTATGGGCATTCATCAGCTTCAGCGTATCCTGGACAGCATCAGCCTGTTGGTTCCTCCGCAGCTCCGAGAGTTCCTCCTGGAGGAATGTACCCCAACGGTCCACCACATTACTGAATGGTAAGGTGGTTCTTCCTTAAATTGAGTTATTCTAACTGCTTGATCGTGCTGTTATTGTGTGCATGAGCATGGTCCTTGCTAGAAAATAtctgtttatttgttttttttcttttgtgtgtcCACTTGTGGCTATTTGCTTGCATTCAGTGATATATGCTACTTGTTGTGATTCCTGAATAGGTGTGTATCATCACTATATTGTTAGTATTGATTCATGTATTTACTTTTTGGGTAAACTAAGTTCAATTGTTTAGTTGTGCAGTACTGTGTCCATTTGCTCCATACTTTGCTTGGGACTTGTTGATTTTCGGCTTGGAGTTTAATTTGTTTGTTAATGCTAATGACCAAGTTAAATTGTGAATTGGATGTTTGATTCAGGTTTGTTGACAGGTCGAAGATGCTTTTTGTGCTTAGTGGTGATTACGTGATTGCAgcatctttaaaaaaaatctctggATTGATGAATGTATTGCTGCTTTGACATCtgtcactctctctctctgcacTTGAATTGAATGTGCCTTGGCCTCTGTATGCCTAGTTGCTTTCTATGAATTTGATTAGACTAGGATGTCTTTCCtgtattttatttctttcataGACATAGTTGGcagatttggttttgtttgtcAGATTAGTGAACTTTTCAATAATATTGGTGTTATTTGTCTTGCTATCTAGTTTGTTGTTACTCTTTCTTTACTGTTCTGTAACATTGACAACAAGGCTCTACTTGTCTGTGATCAATAAAGTGGCAGTAGAAGGTTTTCTTTGTGAATCACTTCTGATTGATTCATTCATAGGTTAAACTCAAAAGTTCTGAACATGTGTTGCTTTAGCCGCTTGATATTCTGAGAATTGTACTCTGCCCTTTCCTGTTTGCAAACCAGACATGATAGAAGTTTCTTGGAGAGTGCAATTTTGAAGATTGTGTTATTATATATGACAGAGAAACTCTGcttcaaataattaaaaaaaaaaaatctaatttgaTTCCTCGTGATATGTTATTACCTAAAGAACGTTTTGAGGTTTTATTTCTGAGATTTGTCCTTTCTCGTGTTGATATGTGGCTCTTTTTGGAGTGTTTTAATCTGGTATCTTGTGATATTCGAcgattattttcttttattttgtggtCACATTTTACGAGAAGTTTGTTAAAATATTCTTGTGAAGACAAAAACTTGTGATCTGATGTCTCACTTCTTGTTCACAAAGAGACTATAGTCTTGTGTGTCATTGTTAGGATTCATTTGTCCACAGCACACACTAACCTGTGACCACTTGGGTCTTTTGTTTCCCCGTTGTTTTTTTcgtttcttccttttttttcatTGGGCGATGTAACGGTTCGACCGAGGAGCTGCGGCAAATATGGGAAGACCGATGGCGAAATCGCTTCTTTTGTATAACGTGTAACATGTATAATTTGATGTGTACGTATCGTTACCCTTTGTTACGTTGTAAGCTACTAAAAATATTCACGTTCTAATAATATCGCGAGACACAGCAAAGAGagcgtctttttttttttgttgacagCAAAGAGAGCGTCTTTAATCAACCAATTTGGGTTAATTAGCTCTTAAGtgctttaaaatttttttaaattaaaactattatttcatttttgacaaaaaaaattatctgtAAAGTTTTAAAATGATGATTCAGTACGTTATTGAATCTGTTATTTAAATACAGTGTAAATATGATTAACTTGGAAACAATCATGAGGTTCAAACTACATATcgtttaaaatgaaatttaaaccATTTAATATGTTGTTGACAACAATTAAACAAAAGATTAACCcaacaaattaaagaaaaagacGTGGAAGGCATTAAACTATCCTCGAGTGTGAGCTTCACCACATAAGCATAAAAAAAGAGCATCTCCTTAGATTTGCTTCCTTCTCTCCTCCAGATTCCTCTCGAGCGTAAACCCGGACATTATTCTTAGATGAGACATAACCCTTATGGGCTATTCTATCATAACCCACATTATTTTTCATGACCCTCTTTGAATGAAATATCTAatttacccttaatgaatttattctttttgttttattttttttatctttccaacaattaattaaaacaaaattaaaagaaaaaaaagaaattggtTCCTTTCAACTTCGCCGACTTCTGTTCATATCTTCTCCGGCAGCACGCGACGTCTCCGGTCATCGACTTTGACGGCAGCATGCAGTGTCTCCAGTGTTCTCTGTGAGTCGcgaccatcttcttcttttcaaaCTTCAATTGCATGATGGTCTATTGCTCCAACCTCCACCAACGTTGTGTTCTATAACACGTAAGCAAGTTCCACCAACTCCACTAAGTCGCCATCATCGCCGTGACCTTAGACCCTCACCGCCGACTCCGCCAAGCTTTGAATTCAGTCAATCATAGATGGCGATGGATTGAGCAGATCTCAATCAACCATGGATGAGCGATTCAATCGAATCTGGTGGGGGAAACCAACTTTTCATTATTTGTGTTTTGGTCCTCAAATGTTTTATTTCTCTTCATTTTAGTCCCAAACTTTCTAATTGACaagatttttttctgttttcagaTTGAACTTTTCAATTATGCACTTTAAACCATGTTAGCTACAAATGGACaaataaatacaatatatatacacctaaatacaatttaaaatgattaaaataagcTAAAACTAACtgcataataaaaaaatcatgaaattACTAAGGAGTGGGTTATAGAAGATGGTAAACTGGTACAATTCATATAACTAAACATATACTGGTTTAATTAGTACAACTTCATAGTATATACAAGACATGTAATACTAGTAATACTGGTTTAACTTTTTCattatagaaattttaaatttttatttgattttccaTATGAAAAAACAACAATAAACTGACCAAATTGGTGTGTTTATAATGGTATATCctaactattttaattttttaatattttttgacaaTTATTACATTATTTCATAAGTTTCCATTTTCACCTTATACGTTAAAGGTTTGTTTACTTGTTTGTCCACTATATTTTCTGAAAAACATACAACGAatgtattttaacaaaattaacgATTCGATTATATGTGATATCAGATAGGTAAACATATAGTAGTAGTACAACTAgggtatatttactttttatgtGGTACAACTAACTTTTTCAATTTCACCGCcaaaatacaattatatacaaatttgtTCAACCCAAAATTTGGTACAACtacgtatatatattaaaagaacgTAGTTATACCGGTTAAACCAATCATACATTTGTTATCGTAGTTATACTAGTTGTACTATTTATACTGATCGTATTAATctacttttcttttaattttgtgtCTTTTAGGCTTTCATtttcttcaagtaaatatatttcttttgataacattaaaatattttccaattgTGTGTAATGCctatagaaaataatatataaaatcattgccacagtaaaatattaataatactaCTAATGTAGTCGAACCAGTTGTACTATTATTGTTGTAATACTACAGCATGTTTcagttttattagttttatatggCTTTTCATAGGAAAATAACAATAGACTAGACAAGTTGGGAGGTCTTTGGAATGGTCCATcctatttatttgaaattttaccgAATTGTTTTTGCAATTATTACACAATGGTATAAGTTTCCAAGATCTAGCTTATACTTTAAGGGTTTGTTTACTAGTTTTTtcactatattttttaaaaacatacaccaaatatattttaagaaaattaatgatTCAATTGCATGTGCGCATATGTATTTAAGTAAATGAGAGCTGTACAACtgaagtatatatatttaatatgtggcacaactaaaattttcaaattttcaaccAAAATACAACTATGTACAAAGTTGTACAACCCAAAATCTGGTACAACTCTATATACGATTGTACAACTAGAATACTCGTACAACTACATGTTATTTCGTTTATCATGTTTTAGTTTGTTTATCATGTTTTAAATGTACTGCACATTCTAAACGTGATGGTTGTACCTTCCTTTGTCAAGTTGTACCAGTTGTACTAGGCAGAGTAATTTGGCCATACCTAACCTGGTTATACTAGTTAGGCTTTGCCAACCTCTTCGGCCTTGTCAAGGCCTCTCCATCCTCCGGTGAATCTTCAACATCTTTATTCACTTCCTCTGTAGCTTCCTTCTTAACCTTCTCGGCATTTGCTGCCATAACTTCAAGCTCGTTCTTACCCTCCTTTGTGGCCTTTTTATTAGTGTCAACCTTTTCCATCTGCTCAGGATCATTCTCGCCATCATTCTCGAGCTCATTCTCGCCTTCTTTTCAGATGTTGAACCAAGGTTTTAAAAATCGCTCTAGGCGGCGCCTAGGCCCCCGCCTAGGCGGCAACTCGGTCCTATCCGAAACGATTTTTTTCAAATCCAATTTTTGATTTATATgattaaattggtttaaattgttttaaatcGGTTAAAATCGATATAAATTGTctatatatgttaaattaaacaataatattattacaaatctaTAAATTTGTCTACTTTCTTatgtttgtatattttataattaaacttaaaaattaaaatatgtcacataaatgtataaaatatataaaacaaatcaataatTTGTTAACGCCTAAGCCCCGAATAATCCGCCTAGTCGCTAGTTCTCTATAAAGCGCCTAGTTACCGCCTaacgatttttagaacattgtgTTGAACTATGGGAGCTCGTGAAACCACTTCTTTTCAGATGCATCAGAATCTTTAATCAACTTAATGAAATGATGTTGATGACACCTTGAGGAGAGCTTATAGGGCTTCCCGTACTCGACCAGTTGGAAGTAAAACATGTGTGGTTTGATTGCTCCTCCAGCCATCTGCTCACCAAgcacaaaaaaatataacattaatATAATTGGAAAACTAAGGAGTTTTACTAGTAATACAAGTTATACTTATTACACAAGTGCTAGTTGTACGAGTAACACAAGTTATATATATGCAAGTTATACTATTAATACGAGTATTACAAGTTCTATTAGAGTTGTAGTTGTACGAGTATTGCAAGTATTATACTAAAATAGGTTATAGTTGTACGAGTTATACAAAAAATACATAGAACAGTTGTGCAAGTTATATTAGTTAGATATGTTCTACTTATAGCTATATATGTTATAGTTGTACGATATACAAGTAATACACAAAAAAGTATACAACTTATAATAATTACATATGTTCTACAAGTTATACATATAACAGTTGTACAATTATTATTAGTTAGATAAATAGTAATTGTACGAGTAAAAGAAGTTTTACAGTTATAGTTAAATATGTCGTAGTTGTATGAGTAATATAAGTTATACATATAACAGTTGTACAAATAATACTAGTTATCATTTAATTGTACAAATAATACTAGTTGTACAAGTGATACATGTTTTACATATTCCAGTAGTATTAGAAATATGAGTAATACACGATTGACATGTTCTACTTAGAGTTACACTTTAAGTAGTTGTACcagttacaaaattttatatttcatagtTGTATTAGTAAATACTAGTTAAACTTATTTTAGTTGTAGTAGGCACACTTTTCGTAAGTACAACTAAATCTACTAGAATAactatatacaatatatatccTAGTTGTATCATATTACAAAAACTGAATTCAAGTTTATTTTTACATGTGTAGCATTATGTTCTTGAAATGTGCGAGCGTCCCCGTGATTCGACCTAGTTTCTTCGTTCCGAAGAAGGTGTCCCCCTCCTAGTGGAAGACCTGGAAAGAGGTGTAACCGGAGGGTCTTGTGTGTTCGCCATTGGAGGTACTTGTGACCCCGCCGCCTCTTCTGACTGTGTTGACTCACTGTCGGACTGAGTAGGAGAAGCAGCCGGAGTAGGGTCCGCCGGAGAAGGGTCCGCCGGATTAGGAGAAGCACCCGGATTGCGTCGCAGACTTTTAGGGTTATGGTTCCGCCACAGCCGCTTACTGGGTTGAGATGTCAAACCACCATCGTCTCCTCCGTGTTCTTCTACCAGAGATGGCCTATCTCACTTCTTCTTTGCTGGTTCGATGTTCTTCTTCGGCGGTGGAGATTCCTTCTTGTTATTAGTTCTTCTGATTGTAGGTGGCATCTTCGTGACAGAGAGATAAATCGAGAAGTCCGATTGAAATAGAGACAGAGTTCTGATCGTGAAGGTGTGGAGAAAATAGGGGAGTTGTCTTTCGTAGATGGAGGCTTTGTCTATTTGGTTAGGTTTTCAGTCGGGGTTGGGTCGGGTTAAGAGTCGGGTAGGATAGTAATGGCGCGGGTCGTAAATAAGTTgatgttttttggttttttgttatttgtacctcttttgtatttaaattttaatgtaatattaaTAGGAATTATGGTTGGGTCACGAGAGAATTTTTCAAAACCATGTGGGTCACTAGAGCATTTGATCCCGTAAACCCTAGCTTCCATCTCCAAAATGTTCAGATCCGTCATCGTCCGTTCCTCTTCATCGGCGAAGCAATCGCTTCTCCGCCGCAGCTTCTCCTCCTCCGTCCCCGAGCGCAAAGTCGCCATCCTCGGCGCCGCCGGTGGAATCGGGCAGCCTCTGGCTCTCCTCATGAAGCTCAACCCCCTCGTCTCTAGCCTCTCTCTATTCGATATCGCAAACACCCCTGGAGTCGCCGCTGATGTCGGTCACATCAACACCAGATCTGAGGTATACACATAACACTACCACGATCAATTCCTAGATTTGGAATCTCTGAGATTGGATAATTGATGTGAGATTTGTATATATAGGTGGTTGGATACATGGGAGATGATGAATTGGCAAAAGCTCTTGAAGGAGCTGACCTCGTTATCATCCCTGCTGGTGTCCCCAGGAAGCCTGGTATGACCCGTGATGATCTTTTCAACATCAACGCTGGTATTGTCAAGAACCTTTGCTCTGCCATCGCCAAGTACTGCCCTCATGTAAGCCAATAGCATTATTCTTGCTTTGTTACGTGTAAAAGATGTCTCCTTTTTGTGGCTTTTTACTCTTTTGTTTGCGTTGAATCAGGCACTTGTTAACATGATCAGCAACCCAGTGAACTCCACTGTTCCAATTGCAGCTGAGATATTCAAGAAGGCTGGTATGTACGATGAGAAGAAGTTGTTTGGTGTCACCACTCTTGACGTTGTTAGGGCCAAGACTTTCTACGCTGGAAAGGCTAATGTCCCTGTTGCTGGTTCGTTTTCCACTTTTTTTAGTCATGAGTTTTCCTTAAGTATGTTGTCTGAGTTctcaaatattcttgttgtgtCTGCAGAAGTTAATGTTCCGGTGATTGGTGGTCATGCTGGGGTTACAATTCTCCCACTCTTCTCTCAGGTTACCTCTCATGCTCAAACTGTAGTTGAAATGTCTTGCGCTGTTTACTCAAAGTTAGTTAATCTGTTTGTAAACAATATAGGCCACTCCTCAGGCCAACTTGTCTAATGATGTACTCACCGCTCTCACCAAGCGTACCCAAGATGGAGGTACCGAAGTCGTGGAGGCTAAAGCAGGAAAAGGTTCAGCTACATTGTCAATGGCGTAAGTACTGTGCTACCCTTTTCGTTATTATTCTTCGGTTCTTAAATTTAGTAACTTAATCATTGTCACAGCTATGCTGGAGCTCTATTCGCTGATGCATGCTTGAAAGGACTCAACGGAGTTCCAGACGTTGTGGAATGCTCATACGTGCAGTCCACCATCACTGAGCTTCCTTTCTTTGCCTCAAAGGTAATTCTCAAAACTTAGCATCAATCATTCAAACACACAGTGTCTTGGATGTGATGGTTTTGGTGATTAATTGATTCCAGGTGAGGTTGGGGAAGAACGGTGTGGAGGAGGTTCTTGATTTGGGGCCACTCTCAGACTTTGAGAAACAAGGGTTGGAAGCACTGAAGCCAGAACTCAAGTCTTCCATCGAGAAGGGTGTTAAGTTTGCCAACCAATGAGTTAAATCGATTTGAGTCGGGttatttttccaattttccgGTTATATTCTCGCCCTTCATTGGGTTGCATCAATAAAATTCATGTGTTGAGGCTTTTTGGGTTCTTTCCCAAAACACATAGATGAAAACTGTAACATGTTAGCATGTaaggtttctttcttttgtaacAATGATTATTTCTGTCATAATCAGTTCAAAAGTCTGCTTGATTCTTCTTATTTTTGCATCCTTGTCACCTCCTTTTACTGattctacagtttttttttttttttaagttatgaTTTCATATAAAAGAAAGGGCTTATTAGCGAAATAGCTATATTTGGGAGACAAATTAAGGAACTaacattgattttgacataatttaaTGTCAAACTTTTTGGTCTCAATCAAACCGGTTCTACCCCTTTACTTAACAGGTTGCCAGTTTCACTTTCAAATATAAGAGACGTGGTTTTTTTAGGGACACTTAATTATATGAAGCATATATGACAGCTGTATGCAACACACATGATGGAAAAGAAAATGTTCTATTTCATCTCACCAACATAGTAGAGTACTATAAACACAATTAGAATCATAACCAACCTCTAACCCCAACCAACCTCTAACCCTGAAATACTAGACCCTAAACCAATCCACCTCTAAATCATAATTATTAACCCCTAAACCCGAATTCATACACCCAAACCCAAtgtaaaatatcttttataaattaaaatacaaaatattatataattaactattCTATTTCATCTCACCAACGTAGTATAATACTAAAACCATCAGAATCACAACCAACCTCCAACACtgaaatactaaaccctaaactaacCCACCTTAAAGccataaatactaaaccctaaacccgaattcataaacccaaacccaaatataaaatatctttaataaattaaaatacaaaaatagtaaaatttaacTGTTCTATTTCATCTCACCAACATAGTATAGTACTATAACCATAATCAGAATCACAACCAACCTCCAACCTCAACCAACCTCCGATCCTGAAATACTAGACCCTGAACAAACCCACCTGGAagccctaaatactaaacccaaaacctaaattcataaacccaaactcaaatgtaaaaataacttaaataaatcaaaatacataaatagtatataattaattgtTCTATTTCATCTAACCAAcgttatataatacatattgcTCACATTTTGAAGTGTTTATAATTGCAGGGAAGGAGGTAATGCTTACACCAAATTCAAATTGATGCATATGGAATGTGATTTCATTCTTCCAGTGTAAGCAACAAAAAGGAAGAAGATACATAGAGTTGGAGTCATTACATAAAACATTACTACAACACGGAGGTAGTTTAGATGGTAGTATCTAAAAACAAGAAGCAAAGCTAAAACATTAAAACTATGCTTAGAAACCATAAACCCATGTCTACACGTCCTGGGTGAGTGCTCCGGCTTGACACAGTGCCAGTGTTTCAAGCAAGTAGTTCTCCGCAGCTACACAAATATTTTCTTCAGTGAAAGCCACACACTTCAATTCCATCCCAACAGCGTGCATTTATAACATAATAAGTGT
This genomic window contains:
- the LOC103871138 gene encoding UBP1-associated protein 2C; this encodes MDMLKKRRLDENGNGILNDAHITRLTPHDARKLIERFSTDQLLDILQNAVARHPDVLELVRSTADADITQRKLFIRGLAAETTTEGLRSLFSTYGDLEEAIVILDKVTAKSKGYGFVTFRHVDGALLALKDPSKKIDGRVTVTQLAAAGNQGGGGAAAAANGSDVSMRKIYVANVPVDMPADRLLNLFLAYGEIEEGPLGFDKVTGKSRGFALFVYKSPEGAQSALADPTKVIDGKHLQCKLAIDGKKGKPPGGGPGKDVAAGPGNGHGHGHGNGMGVAPPPGPYGPAVGGPGGMGGYNGYSGGPPPHQMNHTPSSMGGGPGGYAGAYGGAYAGHYGGYGGPGSGGYGLGTGPGAGSGPYRMPPSSMGGSGGYPESGHYGHSSASAYPGQHQPVGSSAAPRVPPGGMYPNGPPHY
- the LOC103871139 gene encoding malate dehydrogenase 1, mitochondrial produces the protein MFRSVIVRSSSSAKQSLLRRSFSSSVPERKVAILGAAGGIGQPLALLMKLNPLVSSLSLFDIANTPGVAADVGHINTRSEVVGYMGDDELAKALEGADLVIIPAGVPRKPGMTRDDLFNINAGIVKNLCSAIAKYCPHALVNMISNPVNSTVPIAAEIFKKAGMYDEKKLFGVTTLDVVRAKTFYAGKANVPVAEVNVPVIGGHAGVTILPLFSQATPQANLSNDVLTALTKRTQDGGTEVVEAKAGKGSATLSMAYAGALFADACLKGLNGVPDVVECSYVQSTITELPFFASKVRLGKNGVEEVLDLGPLSDFEKQGLEALKPELKSSIEKGVKFANQ
- the LOC117125895 gene encoding osteocalcin 2; this translates as MPPTIRRTNNKKESPPPKKNIEPAKKNLRRNPGASPNPADPSPADPTPAASPTQSDSESTQSEEAAGSQVPPMANTQDPPVTPLSRWLEEQSNHTCFTSNWSSTGSPISSPQGENELENDGENDPEQMEKVDTNKKATKEGKNELEVMAANAEKVKKEATEEVNKDVEDSPEDGEALTRPKRLAKPN
- the LOC103871135 gene encoding trichohyalin produces the protein MFSFSSPLHLRARVGLSMEMKYPFQSRTRSVRCFPTAVYWNLKEPIMFRISNSLSSLNSIRELEFKSSATVRSMYNVVENHSREDKQRILKMQAMEKETEAADIKMKEEERRRKIGLANKGKVPWNKGRKHTEDTRRRIKQRTIEALRNPKVRDKMTEHQQPHSDETKEKIRASLKQVWVERSRSKRLKEKFISVWSENIAEAARKGGSGEAELNWDSYEKSKRVMSSEQLQLSEEKARTREQTKMRREEAKTEKMRRVVERKKERQERDQREVKTRKPKQNKENATIASRSKLKKKLTKIHKKKTSLAKVAIVKDSVVSVAAKLENLDLELIKKERTRGEISLADQIHAAKSLRGNDILSRVGLFAMKSMDFD